Proteins encoded by one window of Alkalispirillum mobile:
- a CDS encoding TerB family tellurite resistance protein: protein MRGYWQSYLGRFLGLLSGWLLAGTWGLVPGLLLGWAADMLVRHHRFCGWAWSGCGMDGAERRCAGVLLALMGRLAKADGRVSEAEVAVTEAILGELNLTGVRRQRAITLFRRGRDGRLPLRALLRSLRRGLRARPEWRPRVLSALVRLAAADGPPDPVQYRLLVRVWRGLGHARHDLDQRLAGGVGQRRPGQPFQGGDEVARARALLGVAADAGRAEVRRAYRRGLSRHHPDRVQARGASAAEVRHAANRTRELREAWELLRHHHD from the coding sequence GTGAGGGGATACTGGCAGAGCTATCTGGGCCGTTTTCTCGGGCTGCTTTCAGGCTGGTTGCTGGCCGGGACCTGGGGGTTGGTGCCCGGGCTGTTGCTGGGGTGGGCGGCGGATATGCTGGTCCGCCACCACCGCTTTTGCGGCTGGGCCTGGTCCGGGTGCGGGATGGACGGGGCGGAGCGGCGCTGCGCCGGGGTGCTGCTGGCGCTGATGGGCCGGCTGGCCAAGGCGGACGGTCGGGTCAGCGAGGCGGAGGTGGCGGTCACCGAGGCGATCCTGGGCGAGTTGAACCTCACCGGCGTGCGCCGGCAGCGGGCGATCACCCTGTTCCGCCGTGGACGGGATGGGCGGTTACCGCTGCGCGCTCTTTTGCGCAGCCTGCGGCGGGGGCTGCGCGCCCGGCCGGAGTGGCGCCCCCGGGTGCTGTCCGCGCTGGTGCGCCTGGCCGCTGCCGACGGTCCCCCGGACCCGGTGCAGTATCGCCTCCTGGTGCGGGTGTGGCGCGGGCTCGGTCATGCCCGGCACGATCTGGATCAGCGCCTGGCCGGGGGTGTGGGCCAGCGCCGCCCGGGGCAGCCGTTCCAGGGCGGGGACGAGGTGGCCCGCGCGCGGGCACTGTTGGGGGTGGCAGCGGACGCCGGCCGCGCCGAGGTGCGCCGGGCGTATCGCCGCGGCCTCAGTCGCCACCACCCGGACCGGGTCCAGGCGCGCGGTGCCAGCGCCGCGGAGGTGCGCCACGCGGCCAACCGCACCCGCGAACTGCGCGAGGCTTGGGAGCTTTTGCGCCACCATCACGACTGA
- a CDS encoding phosphoglycolate phosphatase → MKADFSKVRAVLYDLDGTLVDSAPDLAVAVNRVLADRGQPAREEAEIRRWVGNGARRLIMRALTGEHHGDPGDEHTDPALEQFFQYYGERVAERSRLYPGVSEGLAGVAELGLAQAVVTNKPRRFAEPLLEALGVRDYMATVVGGDCAPVKKPDPAPLRLALERLGVEPSQALMVGDSAVDVGAARNTGMKVVCVPYGYNAGNAIEDAFPDLMLHSLAELPGMLRSRAA, encoded by the coding sequence ATGAAGGCGGACTTCAGCAAGGTACGTGCAGTGCTCTACGACCTGGACGGGACGCTGGTGGACAGTGCCCCTGATCTGGCGGTGGCCGTGAACCGGGTGTTGGCCGACCGCGGCCAGCCGGCCCGCGAGGAGGCGGAGATTCGCCGCTGGGTGGGTAACGGTGCCCGGCGCCTGATCATGCGCGCGCTCACCGGCGAGCACCACGGCGATCCGGGCGACGAGCACACCGATCCGGCGCTGGAGCAGTTCTTCCAGTATTACGGCGAGCGGGTAGCCGAGCGCAGCCGCCTGTACCCGGGGGTGTCCGAGGGGTTGGCCGGGGTGGCCGAGTTGGGCCTTGCCCAGGCGGTGGTCACCAACAAGCCGCGCCGCTTCGCCGAGCCCCTGCTGGAGGCCTTGGGGGTGCGCGACTACATGGCCACCGTTGTGGGCGGGGACTGCGCCCCGGTGAAGAAGCCCGACCCGGCGCCGCTGCGCCTGGCCCTCGAGCGGCTCGGCGTCGAGCCGTCGCAGGCGCTGATGGTAGGTGACTCGGCGGTGGATGTGGGCGCGGCGCGCAACACCGGCATGAAGGTGGTCTGCGTGCCCTACGGCTACAACGCCGGCAACGCCATCGAGGACGCCTTCCCCGATCTGATGTTGCACAGCCTTGCGGAACTGCCGGGGATGCTGCGGAGCCGGGCGGCGTGA